One Candidatus Peregrinibacteria bacterium DNA segment encodes these proteins:
- the murD gene encoding UDP-N-acetylmuramoyl-L-alanine--D-glutamate ligase produces the protein MPYTTATQVFFAHNQKPTLGVTGSKGKSTTASLISHLLKKTGIKAELLGNIGCPMLETFLKNPSKTELYVLELSSYQLDELSASPDLAVVTNLFPEHMTHHGGIEPYYEAKKNLIRHQNAAAVFMVNTAHPLIRKWTQETPARAVPFSTWIPKKTPLLGEHNRSNLAAALAATQQARQWLHKKPCTQAQLQKALQSFAPLPHRLQKVGTFKGITFYDDAISTSPESTIEAIKALSPLAPIGTLFLGGEDRGYDFTELEKVLRRYKIPKLILLPDTGKRILKSKKGFQTFEANSLEEAVALAFKHTPRGTLCVLSTASPHAFGMSFEDRGNKFQNLIRKNE, from the coding sequence GTGCCTTACACTACCGCGACGCAAGTGTTCTTTGCTCACAATCAAAAACCCACCCTGGGAGTCACGGGCAGCAAAGGCAAAAGCACCACGGCGTCGCTCATTTCACATCTCTTAAAAAAAACCGGAATAAAGGCCGAACTGCTGGGCAACATTGGCTGCCCCATGCTTGAAACTTTCCTTAAAAACCCAAGCAAAACCGAGCTTTACGTGCTCGAACTTTCCAGTTACCAATTGGACGAGCTCAGCGCATCTCCAGACCTGGCCGTGGTGACCAATTTATTCCCAGAGCACATGACTCATCACGGAGGAATAGAGCCGTATTACGAAGCAAAAAAAAATCTCATCCGTCACCAAAATGCCGCCGCTGTTTTTATGGTGAACACCGCCCATCCCTTGATCCGAAAATGGACCCAAGAAACGCCTGCCCGTGCCGTGCCCTTTTCCACGTGGATTCCCAAAAAAACGCCGCTGCTCGGTGAGCACAATCGCTCCAACCTGGCCGCCGCCCTAGCCGCCACTCAGCAGGCCCGCCAATGGCTGCACAAAAAACCCTGCACGCAGGCACAACTGCAAAAAGCCCTGCAGAGCTTTGCACCCCTGCCCCATCGCCTTCAAAAGGTGGGAACCTTTAAGGGCATCACCTTCTATGACGACGCCATTTCCACGTCGCCGGAGTCCACCATCGAGGCCATCAAAGCCCTCAGCCCCTTGGCCCCCATCGGCACGCTGTTTTTAGGAGGAGAGGATCGAGGTTACGACTTCACTGAACTCGAAAAAGTGCTGCGCCGTTATAAAATTCCAAAACTCATCCTGCTGCCCGATACCGGCAAGCGCATCTTAAAATCCAAAAAAGGCTTCCAAACTTTTGAGGCCAACTCGCTCGAAGAAGCCGTTGCCCTGGCTTTCAAGCACACCCCGCGCGGAACCCTTTGCGTGCTCTCCACCGCCTCCCCTCACGCCTTTGGCATGAGTTTTGAAGACCGTGGAAATAAATTCCAAAACCTCATCCGTAAAAATGAATAA